From Pseudanabaena sp. PCC 6802, one genomic window encodes:
- a CDS encoding glycoside hydrolase family 10 protein: protein MGTLQGKLLSRILGNVKYRYMHGQSLAGWQALKTKNIARWRRRGRSLLLMFLGLAIALATNFPFLAAAQSGLPTSELRGVWLTNVDSDVLFSRQKLDAAIQRLQRLNFNTIYPTVWHEGSTLYPSMVTKQAFGESISPIPELQNRDMLAEAIELGHARNLTVIPWFEFGLMSEERSELTRKHPEWLTARKDGSKVFIYGDRKQHHFVWLNPLRPEVQNLLVDMIAEVVSKYKVDGIQIDDHFGMPVELGYDDYTVNLYKKQHNGNPPPDDINDPEWVHWRSRFITDLMVRIYSAVKTSKPNCIISLSPNPMKFSYENYAQDWYRWVGLGFVDELLVQVYRDGLDTFLEELDRPELRRVRRRIPVGIGILTGLRVKKVGIGQIERQVRATRDRNFHGFSFFFYETLGNRDNAFQTMLPAMATRPDKRSILLTKAGG, encoded by the coding sequence ATGGGAACCCTTCAGGGTAAATTGCTATCTCGGATACTTGGCAACGTAAAGTATAGATATATGCACGGGCAGAGTTTAGCGGGCTGGCAGGCTTTGAAAACAAAAAACATAGCAAGATGGCGGCGAAGAGGGCGATCGCTCTTATTAATGTTCCTGGGTTTGGCGATCGCCCTGGCGACAAATTTTCCGTTTTTGGCCGCAGCTCAGTCCGGGTTACCCACATCAGAATTGCGAGGTGTATGGCTGACTAATGTCGATAGCGATGTCCTCTTCTCGCGCCAAAAACTCGATGCGGCAATTCAAAGACTGCAACGTCTCAACTTCAACACCATTTATCCCACAGTGTGGCATGAGGGTTCTACACTTTACCCTAGCATGGTGACAAAACAAGCATTTGGAGAATCAATTAGTCCGATCCCAGAACTGCAAAACCGCGACATGTTAGCGGAAGCGATCGAGTTGGGACACGCCCGTAATTTAACCGTAATTCCCTGGTTTGAATTCGGTTTGATGTCGGAGGAACGCTCCGAACTAACTCGCAAGCATCCCGAATGGCTGACTGCGCGCAAGGATGGTTCGAAGGTATTTATCTACGGCGATCGCAAGCAACATCACTTTGTCTGGCTCAACCCCCTGCGCCCGGAAGTACAGAATCTTTTGGTTGACATGATTGCTGAAGTTGTCTCTAAATATAAGGTTGATGGCATTCAAATAGACGATCACTTTGGTATGCCCGTCGAGTTAGGCTATGACGACTATACGGTTAACCTCTACAAGAAACAACACAACGGCAACCCACCACCAGACGATATTAACGATCCGGAATGGGTGCATTGGCGCTCTCGCTTCATTACGGATTTGATGGTGAGAATATACTCCGCCGTCAAAACTTCAAAGCCGAATTGTATAATCTCCCTCTCGCCCAATCCCATGAAGTTTTCATATGAGAACTATGCTCAGGACTGGTATCGATGGGTAGGATTAGGATTTGTTGATGAGTTGCTAGTACAGGTATATCGCGATGGGTTAGATACATTTTTAGAAGAATTAGATCGACCGGAACTACGTCGGGTGCGCCGTAGGATTCCTGTCGGAATCGGTATTCTCACCGGGTTGCGCGTCAAGAAAGTCGGCATCGGACAAATCGAACGGCAAGTTAGAGCCACGCGCGATCGCAACTTTCATGGCTTTTCCTTTTTCTTTTACGAAACTTTAGGCAATCGCGACAATGCTTTTCAGACCATGCTTCCAGCTATGGCTACGCGACCTGATAAGCGCAGTATCTTACTCACAAAGGCTGGTGGATAA
- a CDS encoding DUF1350 family protein — protein MEWKQVEQNWVLTPSQPKGVVHFLGGAFFAAAPQISYSRLLEKLASHGYVIVATPFINTFDHRQIAVDVHRSFQQARSKLFLDYFPIFGLGHSMGCKLHLLINSLFQSDRSGNIFIAYNNYSADRSIPFFKELASTIPEMSTMEFEPSPQATLEIIERGYQIPHNLLIRFFNDDIDEIPALSKLLTRKFPSSVKTQTLPGTHLTSMGVDFNWQTGSSFTPIDAIAQWLKQGIHRDNHTLEQVLLRWLSQHEGAIV, from the coding sequence ATGGAATGGAAGCAAGTCGAACAAAATTGGGTATTAACACCATCACAGCCTAAAGGGGTAGTGCATTTTTTAGGTGGCGCATTTTTTGCTGCCGCACCGCAAATTAGCTACAGCAGGCTACTCGAAAAACTTGCCAGCCACGGCTACGTCATCGTAGCGACTCCATTTATCAATACATTCGACCACCGACAGATTGCAGTTGACGTGCATCGCTCGTTCCAACAAGCACGCAGCAAACTATTCCTGGATTACTTTCCCATCTTCGGCCTCGGCCATAGCATGGGCTGTAAACTGCATTTACTGATTAATTCCCTATTTCAGTCAGACCGCAGCGGCAACATCTTTATCGCTTACAACAACTACAGTGCCGATCGCTCCATTCCATTCTTCAAGGAACTTGCCAGTACGATTCCAGAGATGTCCACCATGGAATTTGAACCCTCACCTCAAGCAACTTTAGAAATTATCGAGAGGGGCTATCAAATACCCCACAATCTTCTTATCCGCTTCTTCAACGATGACATCGACGAAATTCCCGCTTTATCAAAATTACTGACGCGCAAATTCCCTAGCTCCGTCAAAACTCAGACACTGCCAGGCACGCACCTGACATCTATGGGAGTGGATTTTAACTGGCAAACGGGATCGAGCTTTACCCCGATCGACGCGATCGCCCAGTGGCTCAAACAAGGCATCCATCGCGATAATCATACCTTAGAGCAAGTATTGCTGCGTTGGTTATCTCAGCATGAAGGCGCGATCGTCTGA
- the rfaE1 gene encoding D-glycero-beta-D-manno-heptose-7-phosphate kinase, with translation MLAPDFKTELVNAAPILRQLIQSFTKHRILVVGDLTLDEFLTGQVERISREAPVPIIRHEGTKQVPGGAANAIYNLAKLGASAIAVGIVGDDMQGEALRQIFAEANIDTAGFIVDPSRPTVTKTRISAHARQSVTQQIVRVDRKSDALPNEAVQAQLADFIEANLDRVDAVVCSDYGEGVMMPSAIATALKHSLTIVDAQKDLHRYQGATIFTPNLPEAELALGYQIGDRFDKAARDLLALTNAKQILITRGEDGMSLFGQDGTAANIPAFNRTEVFDVTGAGDTVVAALTLALAEGATYWQAAVLGNLAASIVVRQFGTTTTTAMEMLTALEHLISEF, from the coding sequence ATGCTTGCGCCTGATTTCAAAACTGAGCTAGTCAATGCCGCACCAATTTTGCGCCAACTCATCCAAAGCTTTACCAAGCATCGCATTCTGGTCGTGGGGGACTTAACCCTAGATGAATTTTTAACTGGGCAGGTGGAGCGCATTTCTCGCGAAGCCCCAGTACCGATTATTCGTCATGAAGGTACAAAGCAAGTTCCAGGGGGAGCTGCCAATGCCATTTACAATCTTGCCAAGTTGGGAGCCAGCGCGATCGCGGTTGGCATTGTGGGCGATGACATGCAGGGTGAAGCGTTAAGGCAGATTTTTGCGGAGGCAAACATCGACACGGCAGGCTTCATCGTCGATCCGAGCCGCCCTACGGTAACTAAAACTCGCATTTCCGCCCATGCCAGACAATCCGTGACGCAGCAAATCGTGCGGGTCGATCGCAAGTCAGATGCCTTACCTAACGAGGCAGTCCAGGCCCAGCTTGCCGATTTTATCGAGGCAAATTTGGATCGGGTGGACGCGGTGGTATGTTCCGACTACGGCGAAGGCGTAATGATGCCCAGCGCGATCGCGACAGCATTAAAACATTCCTTAACTATTGTGGATGCCCAAAAAGATTTACACCGCTACCAGGGTGCCACCATATTTACCCCCAACCTGCCAGAAGCCGAACTGGCTTTGGGTTATCAAATTGGCGATCGCTTCGACAAAGCCGCACGGGATTTACTCGCTCTGACGAATGCCAAGCAGATTTTAATCACTCGCGGCGAAGATGGCATGAGCCTGTTCGGGCAGGATGGCACGGCAGCAAACATTCCCGCCTTTAACCGCACTGAAGTGTTTGACGTGACAGGGGCAGGAGATACGGTCGTTGCCGCCCTAACTCTAGCTTTAGCTGAGGGTGCAACCTACTGGCAGGCAGCCGTGCTTGGCAATCTGGCTGCTAGCATAGTGGTAAGGCAGTTTGGCACCACCACAACTACCGCAATGGAAATGCTGACAGCCCTGGAGCATCTGATATCGGAATTCTAA
- a CDS encoding glycoside hydrolase family 10 protein, which translates to MRKAREITWQKQVRSLLLIFLGLAIALAANVPFFAVAQSVNPSAPQSTSQTAPPLTELRGVWLTNVDSDVLFSRAKLEQAVQRLQRLNFNTIYPTIWNGGYTLYPSPTAERVYGKAVEPIPQFQGRDMLAEAVEIGHAKGLSVIPWFEYGLMADEGTDLVRQHPDWLTHRRDGSTVIVQGDKQQHRLVYLNPARPEVRKMLVNFATEVVTKYNVDGIQFDDHFGVPVEFGYDDYTVALYQQQHNGKRPPNNPKDPEWTRWRTRLITNLLIEIFAAVKTNKPNCLISLSPNSKDFAYTNYLQNWSQWVRLGFVNEIVVQVYRYQLKDFLREIDQPDLKEVRRKMPVGIGILTGLRVRNVDIKQIASQVKATRDRKFHGFSFFFYESLGDRDAAFQTMLPTPATRPNKRTIASGG; encoded by the coding sequence ATGCGTAAAGCGCGTGAAATAACTTGGCAGAAACAGGTGCGATCGCTTTTATTAATTTTTCTAGGTCTAGCGATCGCCCTGGCCGCTAACGTCCCCTTTTTCGCTGTCGCTCAATCTGTCAACCCATCCGCACCTCAATCCACTTCACAAACAGCGCCACCCTTAACCGAATTGCGCGGCGTATGGCTCACAAACGTAGATAGCGACGTTCTCTTCTCTCGTGCCAAACTTGAGCAAGCAGTGCAAAGATTGCAACGTTTGAACTTCAACACTATCTATCCCACGATCTGGAATGGTGGATATACGCTTTATCCCAGTCCTACAGCAGAGCGCGTGTATGGCAAGGCCGTGGAGCCAATTCCTCAGTTCCAGGGACGAGATATGCTCGCGGAGGCAGTGGAAATCGGTCATGCCAAAGGACTAAGCGTGATCCCCTGGTTTGAGTACGGTCTGATGGCAGATGAGGGAACGGATCTAGTCCGCCAGCATCCAGACTGGCTGACGCACCGTCGAGATGGTTCCACCGTAATCGTTCAGGGCGATAAGCAGCAGCATCGTTTAGTTTATCTCAATCCTGCCCGCCCAGAGGTGCGAAAGATGTTGGTTAACTTCGCCACTGAGGTGGTTACCAAATATAACGTTGATGGCATTCAATTTGACGATCATTTTGGCGTACCAGTAGAGTTTGGCTATGATGACTACACTGTCGCTCTTTATCAACAACAACATAATGGCAAGCGCCCTCCCAACAACCCTAAAGATCCAGAATGGACGCGCTGGCGCACTCGCTTAATTACAAATTTGCTCATTGAGATCTTCGCCGCCGTCAAAACCAACAAGCCCAACTGTCTCATTTCTCTTTCCCCCAACTCCAAGGACTTTGCTTATACGAATTACTTGCAAAATTGGTCGCAGTGGGTGAGGTTGGGCTTCGTCAATGAAATCGTCGTGCAGGTCTACCGCTACCAGCTCAAAGATTTCCTCCGCGAAATCGACCAACCCGATCTGAAGGAAGTACGCCGCAAAATGCCAGTGGGCATCGGCATCCTCACGGGATTGCGCGTTCGCAATGTCGATATCAAACAAATTGCCAGTCAAGTCAAAGCTACCCGCGATCGCAAGTTCCACGGATTTTCTTTCTTTTTCTACGAGAGTCTGGGCGATCGCGATGCCGCTTTTCAAACTATGCTCCCTACTCCTGCCACCCGCCCCAATAAGCGCACCATTGCTAGCGGGGGTTAA
- a CDS encoding DUF4351 domain-containing protein, with the protein MYDNVCKFLAENFSADLASWLVGRPIAFTQLSPTELNVEPIRADSLILLDSPELLLHGEFQVKPDSTIPACMANYRLRIYNRFPTKVVRQVVIYLRPTRSPLVRETKFEISGLWHEFEVIRLWEQPVDAFLQAPGLLPFAILANGRKRLEVLRQVANQAEQISEANIRQDVMAASAVLAGLVLDTISIRQILRSEAMRESVIYQNILQEGEQRGEQRGLQRGLQQGEFTLVVKQLKRKFGNIPTQLAKTIQQLSTAQLEELGEALLDFTTLDDLSSWLRQN; encoded by the coding sequence ATGTACGACAATGTCTGCAAATTCCTGGCGGAAAATTTCTCCGCGGACCTCGCTTCCTGGTTGGTCGGTCGTCCCATTGCTTTTACCCAACTCAGTCCCACCGAACTCAATGTCGAACCAATCCGTGCTGATTCTCTGATTCTGTTAGACTCTCCTGAACTACTACTGCATGGCGAATTTCAGGTTAAGCCCGATTCCACAATCCCGGCTTGCATGGCAAACTATCGCCTCAGAATCTATAACCGCTTTCCTACTAAAGTTGTGCGACAAGTGGTCATTTATTTGCGTCCAACAAGATCGCCTTTGGTACGTGAAACGAAGTTTGAGATCTCTGGTTTATGGCATGAGTTTGAGGTTATCAGGTTGTGGGAGCAGCCTGTGGATGCGTTTTTACAAGCACCGGGGCTATTGCCGTTTGCTATACTAGCTAATGGTCGGAAACGGTTGGAGGTATTGCGACAGGTTGCTAACCAAGCTGAGCAGATTAGCGAAGCAAACATTCGGCAGGATGTAATGGCCGCTTCGGCAGTGTTGGCGGGGTTGGTTCTGGATACAATTTCTATTCGTCAGATTTTACGGAGTGAAGCGATGCGCGAGTCTGTAATCTACCAGAATATTTTGCAAGAAGGCGAGCAACGGGGCGAGCAACGGGGCTTACAACGAGGTCTACAACAAGGAGAATTCACCCTTGTGGTAAAGCAACTCAAGCGTAAGTTTGGCAATATTCCTACTCAACTGGCAAAAACAATTCAACAATTGTCAACGGCTCAACTGGAAGAGTTGGGCGAGGCTTTGCTAGACTTTACAACTCTTGACGATCTATCAAGTTGGTTGCGTCAAAATTGA
- the thrC gene encoding threonine synthase, translating into MLSTSLDRYPACTFPYGWPGLICQYADYLPVSDRTPIITLHEGNTPLIPAFALSDRLGRDIKVLVKYDGLNPTGSFKDRGMTMAISKAKEAGAEAVICASTGNTSASAAAYAKRGGMKAFVLIPDGNIAKGKLAQALMYGAEVIAIDGNFDRALEIVRQMADNYPITLVNSVNPYRLEGQKTAAFEIVEALGEAPDWLCIPTGNAGNITAYWMGFNQYYNIGKATKLPRMMGFQAAGAAPLVTGIKVEHPETVASAIRIGNPANWEKALNVKAESGGEFNSVTDDEIIAAYSLLASEEGVFCEPASAASVAGLLKVSDRIPNGATVVCVLTGNGLKDPDTAVKSAKAKFHQGVTPEISTVAKIMGF; encoded by the coding sequence GTGCTCTCAACTAGTCTCGATCGCTATCCTGCTTGTACATTTCCCTACGGTTGGCCAGGTCTGATTTGCCAGTATGCCGACTACTTGCCCGTGTCCGATCGTACGCCAATTATCACGCTGCATGAGGGCAATACCCCACTAATTCCGGCATTTGCGCTTAGCGATCGCCTCGGTCGCGACATCAAAGTTCTGGTTAAATACGACGGCTTGAACCCCACAGGCAGCTTTAAAGATCGGGGCATGACGATGGCGATCTCGAAGGCGAAGGAGGCTGGCGCAGAAGCAGTAATTTGTGCCAGTACCGGAAATACATCCGCATCAGCGGCAGCCTATGCCAAGCGGGGAGGGATGAAAGCGTTCGTGTTGATACCCGATGGCAATATCGCCAAGGGCAAGCTGGCGCAGGCTTTGATGTACGGTGCCGAGGTGATTGCGATCGACGGTAACTTCGATCGCGCCCTTGAAATCGTACGTCAGATGGCGGATAACTACCCGATTACCCTGGTGAATTCCGTGAATCCCTATCGCCTGGAAGGACAGAAAACAGCGGCATTTGAAATTGTCGAAGCTTTGGGCGAAGCGCCGGATTGGCTGTGCATTCCCACGGGGAACGCTGGTAATATCACCGCCTACTGGATGGGATTTAACCAGTATTACAACATTGGCAAGGCAACCAAACTACCGCGCATGATGGGCTTCCAGGCAGCGGGTGCGGCACCTCTAGTCACGGGGATTAAAGTAGAACACCCCGAGACGGTTGCCTCGGCAATTCGGATTGGCAATCCCGCGAATTGGGAAAAGGCTTTGAATGTAAAAGCAGAAAGCGGTGGAGAATTCAACAGCGTCACCGATGACGAGATTATCGCAGCCTACAGCCTGCTTGCTTCCGAGGAAGGCGTTTTCTGCGAACCCGCCAGTGCGGCATCAGTGGCTGGGTTGCTTAAGGTGAGCGATCGCATTCCGAATGGTGCCACCGTAGTTTGCGTCCTCACCGGTAATGGTTTGAAAGATCCCGACACCGCCGTCAAGAGTGCCAAAGCCAAGTTTCATCAAGGCGTAACGCCGGAAATTAGTACGGTAGCCAAAATCATGGGATTTTAA
- the trmD gene encoding tRNA (guanosine(37)-N1)-methyltransferase TrmD: MRIDVVTLFPEFFTSPLSTSLLGKAIARNIASVHLTNPRDFTTDKHHRVDDEPYGGGVGMLMKPEPLFAAVESLPVLARREVILLTPQGDRLHQNLLKELATYDQLVLICGSYEGVDERVCQHLATREISLGDFVLTCGEIPAIALINGVVRLLPGTVGKTESLKLESFESGLLDYPQYTRPQNFRGWEVPEVLLSGNHAHIAAWREQQQRQRTSDRRPDLLDRDEL, encoded by the coding sequence ATGCGCATCGACGTTGTTACCCTCTTCCCCGAATTTTTTACATCACCTCTATCCACCAGTTTGCTAGGCAAGGCGATCGCCCGTAACATTGCCTCCGTCCACCTGACCAATCCGCGTGACTTTACCACCGACAAGCACCATCGGGTTGACGACGAACCCTATGGAGGTGGTGTGGGCATGTTGATGAAGCCAGAGCCGTTATTTGCGGCAGTGGAGTCTTTGCCCGTTTTGGCACGGCGCGAGGTAATCTTGCTGACACCCCAGGGCGATCGCCTGCATCAGAACCTGTTGAAGGAATTAGCTACCTACGACCAGCTAGTTTTGATCTGCGGTAGTTATGAGGGCGTGGACGAACGGGTATGCCAGCATCTTGCCACCCGCGAAATTTCCCTCGGCGATTTCGTCCTGACCTGCGGCGAAATTCCGGCGATCGCCCTGATTAATGGCGTGGTGCGGCTGCTACCAGGCACGGTGGGCAAAACAGAATCCCTCAAGCTAGAGAGCTTTGAGTCTGGATTGCTAGACTACCCGCAATATACCCGTCCCCAGAATTTTCGGGGTTGGGAAGTGCCAGAGGTACTCCTGTCGGGCAATCACGCCCACATAGCAGCCTGGCGCGAACAACAACAACGACAGCGCACCAGCGATCGCCGTCCCGATCTGCTCGATCGCGATGAATTGTGA
- a CDS encoding DUF4241 domain-containing protein: MNPITDLKSVLQESGNSFQYNISYKGMQTVRTSVHRIGELILTSGRIIACDPLMTPDSRYYFTRSIPPGRYPVFVSVADFQPFGTTRFACAMLRISEQPTEKWEIAVVNDQYPLHDEGEMYGYGVDSGTGCFMDFDAMQSLCTLAHPDPLAYAAASEISSEQAWNLTLAASERFEREFCDKAIEQMEENQFGLYSGIASWADVQVDEETSANIILFSSGWGDGGYASYWGYDASGEATCLVTDFALFESENSTED, from the coding sequence ATGAATCCTATAACAGACTTAAAGTCAGTTCTACAAGAAAGTGGGAACTCCTTTCAATACAACATTTCATATAAAGGTATGCAAACTGTAAGAACCTCAGTTCACCGAATTGGAGAGCTAATTCTTACATCAGGCAGAATAATTGCCTGCGATCCTTTGATGACACCAGACTCTCGTTACTACTTCACTAGATCTATACCTCCAGGACGATATCCAGTATTTGTTAGTGTTGCAGACTTTCAACCATTTGGAACCACTCGTTTCGCTTGTGCTATGCTTCGCATTAGCGAACAACCCACTGAAAAATGGGAAATAGCTGTTGTTAACGACCAGTATCCCCTACACGACGAAGGAGAGATGTATGGATATGGTGTTGATTCTGGTACGGGGTGCTTCATGGATTTTGATGCCATGCAATCTCTTTGTACTTTGGCACACCCCGATCCCCTTGCTTATGCAGCAGCAAGTGAAATTAGCTCAGAGCAAGCATGGAACCTAACTTTAGCAGCATCAGAAAGATTTGAGCGTGAGTTTTGTGACAAAGCGATTGAACAGATGGAAGAAAACCAATTTGGTCTTTATTCTGGTATAGCAAGTTGGGCAGATGTTCAAGTCGATGAAGAGACTTCTGCAAATATAATTTTATTTTCATCAGGTTGGGGAGATGGTGGATATGCATCTTATTGGGGCTATGATGCAAGTGGGGAAGCAACTTGTCTTGTCACTGATTTTGCCCTCTTCGAATCCGAAAATTCAACCGAAGATTGA